ATAAATAATTTCTTTGCAAATAAACTTCAACTGATCAAagtaatttttactttttatttgggGCACAGTACAAAGACTAAATTTCTGTAAAGATACAGTTGATGTTCAAGTCTccttttttatagtttttttttcaaatgaacaacttttttttttggggggggggcacccccttatttttttgtataaaatttcCCTCGTTTCACAATTTGCGCCTAGTTTTTCACCCTTCACATTCCTCTAGCAATATTTTGCATGCATCAAAGTTCACCAATTGATTAGGCAAATCCACATGAAGTTTTATGTACACATTGTGGGTTGTGTCCTTATAATTGATTTTATTACATTATAGATTTCAACAAGAGGATCATGGAAAAGGTTCTGTTACTCTGCGCAGCTGGGGCAGACACCAGAGCCAACTACCCGGAGCTGAAGGCAAATCCTGGATATCTAACAGCCAAGGTAACTCGCCCTAACAAAACACAGGCTGTGAAAGAATTTGTGTCAAGGTTTGGTAAAGCGGTGGAGCCTATGGGAAGACCAGAGGGTACTGAAGGTGTGGTTGTTCCAGCAAGTATTgcaacaaagaagaagaagaagagcaaGCATGCTGACAAAAGGCATACCGAGGGCCAACAAGAGGGAGAACCTTCATCCAGAAAGAAACGCAAGAAGTAAACGCCAAGTTGCCGCTAGCACATTCTTTGTGATTTGGTTAAAGTTGTGTGTAAACCAAAAGGGTACATTGAAAACTTGTGAATAAGGACTGTTGCAACTAACACAAAATTGAAAGTTTTTTGGTTTTAATACCTTTGATAAATTCTTGTGAAGCATTAAAATAGATACTGGCAAGGCATGTACCTACCTACAAAGCCACAACAAATATCAACTCGGAATGCTGCGTTTGCCCGATTTAAATAAGCTAAATGTTTACGTGCACAATCTTTATTATACTGTTGCCCACTAACTGTCACTGAACAAAACACAAGAATTAGTCAAATGCGGTCAGTTTCATATTTCTAAAAAGAAACGCAATAAGATGTTCTGTGTGAAACACTCGACTgtcaaagaaacacaaagagaACTGGATATTTGGGACCCAACAATTTACTCTTTGTAAGCAGGATTTCTTTGTTAAGGTATTTTTTAATGACTCGACCAACCTGTTGTACTAAAAGTGAACAAACCACAAGATTTAATAAATCGCAGTGCCAATTTTGTACTaagtgaaagattttttttgtaattttatattgCCCATGAAAATGGTGTGTCTGCATTCCACTGCTCACTGGGAAGATGTACAGTTTAGTTTGTTACAGGTAAATACAGTGAAGATGCCTCTGACAAAATTctcaagataaaaaaaaacatgcttccGAAACAAAGGTTCATGAATTCAACCTGTGCCTTAGGGTATTGAAAAAGTTGAAATGGCATCTCACACCCTTTTTCCTCAAACAGAAATCTTGGAATCGTCAGTCATAATATGTTTTCAATTTGTCAGTGTAGGGACCCATTTACTGCAGTATACATGTGCgggtgggggggtgggggggggggggggggggggcgggggggggggggggggggggtgacaacACAACAGAGCATAATCCTTTGATATTCATTATGCATTCATTTCAGCATGCATTTATTGTTACTTGGTTTGCACACTAGAATACTATTCGACTGAACTCGACCAATATAACTAGCCATGGCTACCActacattttcaaataaaaatgtaacaacgtatttttcaaatttgacaTCATGGTGAGGTCTATGACTATTGAATATTAACAAACACGTGtacgttttttttattgtaaaatacaaattctgttttatttttcctACTCGTccatgagtgcatcacaaaattgaatttgacatgGCGTTCCCTCAATTAGATTCAAATAActttgaatgtaaaatattttgtaaaaaaaaaacacaaccaaaaaTGCAAAGGCCTCTTTTGTAAACTTAACAAAAACGCTTGACCGTTCAAGCTCATTTTTGAAAGACTATCATcatatttacattgtaaagtgTATATTTACTCCTAAACCATGTAAAAGTGTTACTGACATCCAGTTATGTGTTATTATATTGTAAATCTACATGTCATCAAGGTCAGGAAATCTAAACCCTTCATAGTTGCCTCCTTCATCGGGGAAAGTCGTTCTGGTTATCCCCATTATGCATGCTGGGAGGGGCACTCTGTTGTGTCTTCCAAGGTAACCATAACACCACCTGATCACCTGCCGATAAGACACATGTCTGTACtttctgtgaaataaaaaataataccatTCTGTTTTACAATCAACAAACTGTATATCATTTGTCCATTTGTTACGTTGAATTGACCAATGTACTAGCCAGTATCAGTGTTACCAGGATAAGTGGGATTGACGAAATGGGCTCAAACAAGGAATAATGGGCTTATCAAGAGAGTCGCCTTTATTGTGGGGGTGGGAAAAGTGTCCtgatacatgttcatgtatgtaCCGGTTCTCATAAAATAGATTATCTGAATATAACAACCAGGTTGTGTGCTTCTATTTCGGTTCAAAAAtcttacagaaaaaaaagttgaaatttaTAAACATTGAAAATTAACTCTTACCGTGGAAGGTCACCTTCAACAGCTCTAGCCCCATACTGTTGTCGGTACGCATAGTACGCTGTCTCTAGTGTTCCGGGGTTCAGACATGTAGCCGAATACCAGGGATGGTCTGTAAAACATCTGAAACCCTCAGTGTCGACTCCAGTATGAACGATTTTCTCCTGTATGGCTGCAATCTCTTTACAGCAAATGCAGTTATGAACGAACTCCATCACCACACATTTACCACAGGAACACCTTCAATTcaaaaagcaagacaattaataAGTCAGACATTTTTAAGAGAACTGTGGCATGGAATTTAACTCGACATTCATGTACACAACTCAATTTCACCTGGTTGACATCATGACAAATTAGACACTAACAGTTACAGAAAACTACTCACAGACAAAGGTGTCTTTGCATTGTATGATTGTGTAGATAGACGAGCGAGTAAGGCCTATGAGCCAAATGACCTGGTATACACCGTACATGGGTACGTGTTTTGCTGTCATCAATATCAGCAAAAGCCTACATTCACCGGCtatgttttttatgtaaaatcAGTGAACTATACTACATGTGTACG
The sequence above is drawn from the Asterias rubens chromosome 9, eAstRub1.3, whole genome shotgun sequence genome and encodes:
- the LOC117294772 gene encoding uncharacterized protein LOC117294772 isoform X1, translated to MLSYKYILVYFRIYLAALHFNENTNRAQAMDREGNPAFSICYPRAKQTTGGYTVRKVLIQATHNFNKRIMEKVLLLCAAGADTRANYPELKANPGYLTAKVTRPNKTQAVKEFVSRFGKAVEPMGRPEGTEGVVVPASIATKKKKKSKHADKRHTEGQQEGEPSSRKKRKK
- the LOC117294772 gene encoding uncharacterized protein LOC117294772 isoform X2 yields the protein MANSRIYLAALHFNENTNRAQAMDREGNPAFSICYPRAKQTTGGYTVRKVLIQATHNFNKRIMEKVLLLCAAGADTRANYPELKANPGYLTAKVTRPNKTQAVKEFVSRFGKAVEPMGRPEGTEGVVVPASIATKKKKKSKHADKRHTEGQQEGEPSSRKKRKK
- the LOC117294771 gene encoding uncharacterized protein LOC117294771, translated to MSDSENSGDEFWEEISVDSDGFSEGSESTSGGSGDSDDVEPDDEDEVVRGAEPYRFEPLARPRQQQGDAAAADDADPDEEQDGNDQAANNERLNNTDWCSCGKCVVMEFVHNCICCKEIAAIQEKIVHTGVDTEGFRCFTDHPWYSATCLNPGTLETAYYAYRQQYGARAVEGDLPRKYRHVSYRQVIRWCYGYLGRHNRVPLPACIMGITRTTFPDEGGNYEGFRFPDLDDM